A genome region from Microbacterium sp. CGR2 includes the following:
- a CDS encoding SGNH/GDSL hydrolase family protein, whose translation MTDDRAALRGLLASGAPLTWVFTGDSITHGLIHTRGARNYVDHLHELTRGDLGRVQDVVINTAITGWRADLVLGDFERRVAAWRPDVVTVMIGTNDCTTEWLDPVIEVDAFAESVTELVRRVRRLGAVPVLQTPPTVDLRHAPDRARVGEFAQAIRRVADRDAVILVDQHTRFAEFSAGTGPGNEGVAWGLFDDAFHPNAAGHAFLALGLAEALGLDTADSRVLTDLTARVAVARHPLWPPV comes from the coding sequence ATGACAGACGACCGTGCGGCGCTCCGGGGGCTCCTTGCCTCCGGAGCGCCGCTCACGTGGGTGTTCACCGGTGACTCGATCACCCACGGCCTGATCCACACCCGAGGCGCCCGGAACTACGTCGATCATCTGCACGAGCTGACCCGCGGCGACCTGGGGCGGGTGCAGGACGTGGTCATCAACACGGCGATCACCGGATGGCGTGCCGACCTCGTCCTGGGCGACTTCGAGCGGCGCGTCGCCGCCTGGCGACCCGACGTCGTCACGGTGATGATCGGGACGAACGACTGCACGACCGAGTGGCTGGATCCGGTGATCGAGGTCGATGCGTTCGCGGAGTCGGTCACGGAGTTGGTCCGCCGGGTGCGACGGCTCGGTGCCGTCCCGGTGCTTCAGACGCCGCCCACGGTCGATCTGCGGCATGCACCCGACCGCGCGCGGGTCGGGGAGTTCGCGCAGGCGATCCGTCGCGTCGCCGACCGGGATGCCGTCATCCTGGTCGATCAGCACACCCGCTTCGCGGAGTTCTCGGCGGGCACGGGGCCCGGCAACGAGGGGGTCGCGTGGGGATTGTTCGACGACGCGTTCCACCCGAACGCCGCCGGGCACGCGTTCCTGGCGCTCGGTCTCGCCGAGGCGCTGGGTCTCGATACGGCCGACTCCCGGGTACTCACCGACCTCACCGCGCGGGTGGCCGTGGCGCGGCATCCGCTCTGGCCGCCCGTCTGA